A window of Ruminiclostridium herbifermentans genomic DNA:
TGCAAAATTATTGGGGATTTTAAATATACAGATACCAATTCCCACTAGTATCAGCCCTATATTAATTAGTAAAAAGTCTTTTGTAAAATTCTTTATTTTTGTCATATAGCTACTCCTATAATTTATGTGTTGTTAATGTTGATTTTCAACCTATAGTAATTAATTAAGCTTTCCTAACTTTAACTAAAATCAAGTACCATACAAATATCCGATGATATCGTCTCATAAGTCATTAGTTTTTATCGTAATTGTGCTTTTGTTCCTGATTCAGTTTGGGTTTGTTTTATAGCTTTTACTTGAAGAATCTAAAATAACTTTAATTACAAGTATGTTTTTAGTCAATTGCCCGACAGTAATTACTGCCTGTGCATTGATACTAATATTTTTATAGTTTGCTCAAGTATATATTTGCTTATGCCTGTGCTTAAACTAGATTGTTTATATATGTGGGCGGATATATTATTTAAGGATAAACTTCACAATAAATTGAGTATTTAGTCTAGTTTTTAGTAGAAATTATTCTATGCTTTTTGGTATTTCCTATACAACTAGAGTTTTTTAATTATGAAAATATAAGACTTTGACAAATGAAAAGTCAAATTACTGCTTAGTATAATTTTGATTATGTGATAACAAACAATTAATAAACTTTGGTATAATTCGATTTTTCATTGATAGGGTTGCGCCTATTTTTTTGGTGGTTAAATGATATTTGAAAAATAATATCAAGGCAACAAAAAACTTTTCGACAGGGTGCATCAAAAAAGAATAACGTTATGATTACAATTTTGTTTTAATCAAACTAGAAATACTTAAATTCATGTTATAGTTGTACAGCAATTTGATGATACATGTCAAAAACATATTATTTCCCTATACCAAATATGACAAATAATTTTTATTGCCCGCATTATAATCATAAAGTCAATTAGGGTTGAAACTTTCGAAGCGATAGAATATCGTTTTTTTAGCCGACATGTGCTTTCAAGCGTTTATTTATAGGGGTCAGCGATTGGGTTATAGGAAGTGACTTCATGAGTCTTTAACCACTAACCCAAATTATCGTCCTATATTATCCATTATTCAGCCAGTATTGATTGACTTAAGGCAAATGAGGTGCGGTTTTGGATTAAGAATTATAAGTAATCCAAAGAACTCAAAGCATTTTATAGCAATAGTTATATAGTGCTGCCATAATAGAGTTTTTAAGAGATTTTTTAAGAGGTAAATAATAATTAAAAAACAAATGATAAAGTACAGGGGGAACAATAAAGATGAAGACAGAAACACTTCCGTATAAAAATATTGGGGGCTTTAGTTCTGCTGAACGAAAAAAGAGCAGAAGTGCAAAACTTTTGAGTCTGCTTGACTATCTGAATAAGGCGAATTTTTTTATCTTGCCCATGGCTTTTTTACTAGGAAGAATCACACTTTTTGATGGACGAATGCCATTTGGTATTGCAATTTATGCAGCAACATTAGGAATGAATATTAACAGGATATTTATATCAATTGCAATTTTTGCTGGGATGCTATCATCTGGTTCAGCATATGAAAATGAACTCTTCTATAAGCTAATTACAGCTTTTACTGCAATGCTTTTGATAAATGCAATTAATATTCCGTTTAAGAAGAGTGTAGGTTCACATTTGAGAGTCGGAATTATAACCTTTATAGGTCTATTAGTACCCGAAATTTTGTTTATATACTTACAAGGCTTCTATATGTATAGCATTCTTGAAGCATTGTTAAACGCATTTATTATTTTTGCACTTGTATTTGTATTTAAAAATGTAATGGGAGTGTTAGATAGTCCCACAAGGATATACAGCCTTACAAATGAAGAAACATTGAGTATAGCTATTGCATGTGCATTGGCTGTAAGCGGTTTGGGGCCTTTCTATATTTATGGAGTAAGTCTTAGAAATGTTTTGTGCATAATAATAATACTTATTTTTAGCTATAAAGCTGGTACGGGGAATGGCACTGCAATTGGTGTGATTGTAGGAACTCTAATAAGTATTTCCTCTGAGACATCAACTGCTATTGCCTCATTTGCTTTTTGTGGACTAATTTCAGGAATTCTAAGAAGCATGGGCAAGGTTGGATGCTGTTTAGGCGTATTAATGGGAGATGCAATATTGACGTACATTATTACAGGTTCAATTGAGGTGCTTATTATATATGAAATAATTATATCAATATTAGTCTTTCTGCTAATCCCAGAAAAAGTTATGGATGCTATTGTTAGCAGATTTGATACCAAGTTATTTTCAAAAGGAGATAAAAAAGGATATAGCGCTAGAATCAAAGAGATAACTGTTGATAAATTAAACAGGTTTGCAATTGCATTTGGCGAAATGGCTAAGACCTTTGATGAAATATCTGAAACTAGGACTATTACAGAAAAACACGATATTACAGCAATATTTGATAGAGTGGCCGATAAAGTATGCAGAGATTGCAGCTTATGTACCCATTGCTGGGAACAGAACTTTTGTAACACTTACCAAATTATGTTCAAAATAGTTGAAAAGTTAGATAGCAAGGGATGGA
This region includes:
- the spoIIE gene encoding stage II sporulation protein E, with product MKTETLPYKNIGGFSSAERKKSRSAKLLSLLDYLNKANFFILPMAFLLGRITLFDGRMPFGIAIYAATLGMNINRIFISIAIFAGMLSSGSAYENELFYKLITAFTAMLLINAINIPFKKSVGSHLRVGIITFIGLLVPEILFIYLQGFYMYSILEALLNAFIIFALVFVFKNVMGVLDSPTRIYSLTNEETLSIAIACALAVSGLGPFYIYGVSLRNVLCIIIILIFSYKAGTGNGTAIGVIVGTLISISSETSTAIASFAFCGLISGILRSMGKVGCCLGVLMGDAILTYIITGSIEVLIIYEIIISILVFLLIPEKVMDAIVSRFDTKLFSKGDKKGYSARIKEITVDKLNRFAIAFGEMAKTFDEISETRTITEKHDITAIFDRVADKVCRDCSLCTHCWEQNFCNTYQIMFKIVEKLDSKGWIEQEDIPKYFLDRCERVEEFVKSVNNVFELFKVDMVWRNRVGESRGLVSQQLRSMSKVISNLANELNRDIDFKDDIENQLILELSKAGMKNVEAIVYENRYGKYEITLSYKGCGGRRSCIGNVEKVVSGVVNRRMLKDGSECGLNAKTNMCTIKLGEEETFKVITGVARMSKHDKYVSGDNYTFINTGDGKYIAALSDGMGTGHKACMQSKATINLIEQFMESGFDKDTTVKLINSLLVLKSDDDSFATIDISVVDLYEGEVEFVKVGAAPTFIKRNDFVEIVKTASLPAGIMSDVELELVHKKVDNGDFLIMLSDGIIDAFKATPDSIKAVQGILENMTSKNPQKIADDLLEEALCACDDKKPVDDMMVLVAKVWKSK